A genomic region of Dreissena polymorpha isolate Duluth1 chromosome 4, UMN_Dpol_1.0, whole genome shotgun sequence contains the following coding sequences:
- the LOC127878078 gene encoding muscle-specific protein 20-like, whose translation MANRPVGYGLTSEVHRRINLKYSLELEQEARQWIEEVLGKPLVAGADPHTPLGEERFQAALKDGVLLCELINTLKPGSVKKIHRVESGSFKQFRDMENIDNFLKAIESYGVAVTDKFGTANLTDRNNGMAIVLNCIHAVGRSAQKNGFSGPTLGPKESKHNPRNFDQETLQAGQTLIGLQYGYTQGASQKGMNFGKTRSITD comes from the exons ATGGCCAACAGACCAGTTGGATACGGACTCACGTCTGAAGTTCACAGAAGG ATCAACCTGAAGTACAGCCTGGAGTTGGAGCAGGAGGCGAGGCAGTGGATCGAGGAGGTGCTGGGAAAGCCTCTCGTGGCG GGTGCAGATCCACACACGCCGCTGGGCGAGGAACGCTTTCAGGCGGCATTGAAAGACGGGGTATTATTGTGCGA GTTAATAAACACATTGAAACCCGGATCCGTGAAGAAAATTCACCGGGTAGAATCCGGCAGCTTCAAGCAGTTTCGAGACATGGAGAACATTGATAACTTTCTGAAGGCTATCGAGAGCTACGGCGTGGCGGTCACGGACAAGTTTGGCACGGCGAACCTCACCGACCGCAACAACGGCATGGCAATCGTTTTAAATTGTATCCACGCTGTGGGCCGGTCG GCCCAGAAGAACGGCTTCTCCGGTCCCACACTCGGTCCCAAGGAATCAAAACACAATCCTAGAAACTTCGACCAGGAAACTTTGCAAGCAG GTCAGACGTTGATAGGGCTTCAATACGGATATACGCAGGGCGCCAGTCAGAAAGGGATGAACTTCGGGAAGACCCGCTCAATAACTGACTGA